DNA sequence from the Catenulispora sp. GP43 genome:
TGATCCAGGCGTCGCCGGAGACGTGGGCCAGGATGTCGTCGCCGACGTACCACGTGGTCTTGTACCACTCGGGCTGGATGCGGGGGAGCTCGGTGAGGGTGCTGTCGTCGACGGGGTCGCCGCCGAGTCCCCAGGCGTCGGACAGGTCTTCGGCCTCGGCGAGGACGGTTTCCGCCATCAGGGCTTCGACCAGGGCCAGGGACAGCTTGTCCGTCCAGGGCAGCCACTCCTCCTGGCTCTTGTCGGCGAGGTCGGGGCGCAGGTAGGTCGGCGGGTCCTCCTGGTCCAGGTCCGCCAGCAGGATGCCCCAGGCGCAGACGCTCTGGTTCTCGTCGCGGAAGACCAGCGCGCCCTCGTGGACCTCCAGGTCCTCCGGGGTGCTGAGCGGGTCCTGGTTGCGGGTGAGGTCGTCGCGGCGGCCGAAGAGTTTCAGGGCTTCGCGCAGGGCCGCGGGCAGGGGGTGGCCGAGTTCGGCCGCGGCGGCGTCGAGGTCGGCGTCGGTGTAGCCGTCGGCGGGGGTGAGGGGGCGCTCGGACCAGTCGGCGGCGAGGACTTCGGCGACGTGCCAGGCGGCGGCGCGGTCGCCGGGGGCGGCGACGGCGTTCCGCAGTGCCGTGGATATGCGGGACGCGGCGGTGTCGGCTTCGGCGTCGGTGGCTGGGGCTGTCATGGGGCCACACCGTAGCGGCGGGGACCGTCAACATGCGCGACCATGGCATATATGGAGAATGACGGGCTCGCGGTCGCGGTGATCGGGCTGGGCGGCATCGCCCGCAACGCGTACTTGCCGGTGTTGGGGACGCGTGCCGATCTGCGGCTGCGGCTGATGACGCGCGATCGGGCGCGGCTGGACGCGCTGGGGGACGCCTACCGCGTTCCCGAAGCATGCCGGTTCACCGAGCTGGACGCGCTGCTCGGCGAGGAGCCGCCCCAGGCCGCTTTCGTCCATGTCGCGACGGTCGCGCACGTCGAGATCGTCACGCGGCTGCTCGACGCCGGGATCCCCACCTACGTCGACAAGCCGCTGGCCGACACGCTCGCCGCGTCGCGGACGCTGGCCGAGCACGCCGAGCGCACCGGGACGCCGCTGATGGTCGGCTTCAACCGCCGCCACGCGCCGGCCTACGTCGAGGCGGCGCGGTCCCCGCGCGAGACCGTGATCCTGCAGAAGAACGAGGCGGACGCGCCGGGCGTGGTGCGCGACGTCGTGTTCGACGACTTCATCCACGTGGCGGACACGCTGCGCTTCCTGGCACCCGGCGACGTCACGGACGTGACAGTCTCCGGCCGGGTCGAGGACGGAATGCTGGAGCACGTCGCCCTGACCCTGTCCGGACCCGGCTTCACCTGCTTCGGCGTGATGAACCGCCGAGCCGGCGCGAAGGGCGAGCGCCTGCAGCTCATCGGCGACGGCCACCGCCGCGACGTCCACGATCTGACCGACGGCCCGACCGGATGGACACCGGTGGGGCGGGTCAAGGGGATCGAGCAGATATGCGAGCACTTCCTCGCTGCGGTGCGGGGCCAGACGCAGTTCCCGGACCTGCAGGACGCGCTGGCCACGCACGAGCTGTGCGAGCAGGTGGTCGAGAGGCTGGACGGGTGACACCGGCCGCGTCGCGGGGACGCCGGGCGGGAAGGCAAGTAGCTGATGAGCGAGCAGGGCGAGCCGGCGGGACCGGCGGGGCCGGAGGAACGTGACGGCGGCGGGAGCGGCGGCGCGGGCCGCGGCGATGCCGGCCGTTCCGTCGGCGCTGCGAGCGATGGCCCGGGTGCGGGTGCGGGTGGCGGTGCTGCGAGCGGTAAGTCCGGCGGGGCCGGCGGTCCCGGCGGTCCCGGCGGTCCCGGCGGTCCCGGTG
Encoded proteins:
- a CDS encoding SMI1/KNR4 family protein gives rise to the protein MTAPATDAEADTAASRISTALRNAVAAPGDRAAAWHVAEVLAADWSERPLTPADGYTDADLDAAAAELGHPLPAALREALKLFGRRDDLTRNQDPLSTPEDLEVHEGALVFRDENQSVCAWGILLADLDQEDPPTYLRPDLADKSQEEWLPWTDKLSLALVEALMAETVLAEAEDLSDAWGLGGDPVDDSTLTELPRIQPEWYKTTWYVGDDILAHVSGDAWISVRARSQEALAAYTG
- a CDS encoding Gfo/Idh/MocA family protein, whose amino-acid sequence is MENDGLAVAVIGLGGIARNAYLPVLGTRADLRLRLMTRDRARLDALGDAYRVPEACRFTELDALLGEEPPQAAFVHVATVAHVEIVTRLLDAGIPTYVDKPLADTLAASRTLAEHAERTGTPLMVGFNRRHAPAYVEAARSPRETVILQKNEADAPGVVRDVVFDDFIHVADTLRFLAPGDVTDVTVSGRVEDGMLEHVALTLSGPGFTCFGVMNRRAGAKGERLQLIGDGHRRDVHDLTDGPTGWTPVGRVKGIEQICEHFLAAVRGQTQFPDLQDALATHELCEQVVERLDG